One window of Flavobacteriales bacterium genomic DNA carries:
- the miaB gene encoding tRNA (N6-isopentenyl adenosine(37)-C2)-methylthiotransferase MiaB yields the protein MNHSDSEIVASILAKDGYELAATPEEADLVLLNTCSIREKAEYTVMQRINEMNNLKAKNKGLKVGVLGCMAERMKENLLVEKRVVDLVVGPDAYRNLPQLLEEVGSGQKAVNVLLSREETYGEIEPVRLGSNGVTAFVTIMRGCDNMCAFCVVPFTRGRERSRDPQTIVNECKQLVANGFKEVTLLGQNVDSFKWKSRSDDQMIRRSDDGTTADQPTEITDFADLLEMVAVACPELRIRYSTSHPKDMTDKVLEVMARHDNICKYIHLPVQSGSSEVLKRMNRGYDRDWYTGRVASIRKHMPDCAISTDIIAGFCGETEEDHQATLSLMKEVGYDMAYMFKYSERPKTLAARKHEDDVPEDVKGRRLAEIIEAQKLNSAERMAAYVGQVHEVLIEGVSKRSSENMYGRNTQNSVVIVPRLIENEQLTTKELRPGDILKVRIVSATAGSLQGEPITLITELVQEA from the coding sequence ATGAACCACAGCGACAGTGAGATCGTCGCGAGCATCTTGGCCAAGGACGGCTATGAACTGGCGGCAACGCCGGAAGAGGCGGACCTGGTGCTGCTGAACACGTGCAGCATCCGCGAAAAGGCCGAATACACGGTGATGCAGCGCATCAATGAGATGAACAACCTGAAGGCCAAGAACAAGGGGCTGAAGGTGGGCGTGCTGGGCTGCATGGCCGAACGGATGAAGGAAAACCTGCTGGTGGAGAAGCGTGTGGTGGACCTCGTGGTCGGGCCCGATGCCTACCGGAACCTGCCCCAACTGCTGGAAGAAGTGGGCAGCGGCCAAAAAGCGGTGAACGTGCTGCTGAGCCGCGAGGAAACCTATGGCGAGATCGAGCCGGTGCGCTTGGGCAGCAACGGCGTCACGGCGTTCGTCACCATCATGCGGGGCTGCGACAACATGTGCGCGTTCTGCGTGGTGCCCTTCACCCGGGGCCGGGAGCGCAGCCGTGACCCGCAGACCATCGTAAACGAGTGCAAGCAGCTGGTGGCGAACGGCTTCAAGGAGGTGACGCTGCTGGGGCAGAACGTGGATTCATTCAAGTGGAAATCCCGATCGGACGATCAGATGATCAGACGATCAGATGATGGCACCACCGCTGATCAACCTACGGAGATCACTGACTTCGCCGATCTGCTGGAAATGGTGGCTGTTGCCTGCCCCGAGCTGCGGATCCGCTACAGCACCAGCCATCCCAAGGACATGACGGACAAGGTGCTGGAGGTAATGGCGCGCCACGACAACATCTGCAAGTACATCCACCTGCCCGTGCAAAGCGGCAGCAGCGAAGTGCTGAAGCGGATGAACCGCGGCTACGACCGCGATTGGTACACGGGCCGCGTGGCCAGCATCCGCAAGCACATGCCGGATTGCGCCATCAGTACGGACATCATCGCGGGCTTCTGCGGCGAAACGGAGGAGGACCATCAAGCGACACTATCGCTGATGAAGGAGGTGGGGTACGACATGGCGTACATGTTCAAATACAGCGAACGGCCCAAGACCTTGGCGGCCCGCAAGCATGAAGACGATGTGCCGGAGGACGTGAAAGGCCGCAGGCTTGCGGAGATCATCGAAGCGCAGAAGTTGAATTCCGCGGAGCGCATGGCCGCTTATGTCGGTCAGGTCCACGAGGTACTGATCGAAGGTGTGAGCAAGCGCAGTTCCGAGAACATGTACGGGCGGAATACGCAGAATTCGGTGGTCATTGTGCCGCGCCTCATTGAAAACGAACAACTGACAACGAAAGAGTTGCGTCCCGGAGACATCCTCAAGGTCCGCATTGTAAGTGCCACGGCCGGCTCCCTCCAGGGCGAACCGATCACTTTGATCACCGAACTTGTTCAGGAAGCATGA
- a CDS encoding T9SS type A sorting domain-containing protein, protein MLRTTTLLAWLALAGGAQAQDMIRGEYFIDQDNGVGSSTNTSFDIVDAPTATLSMDIATTGLAPGVHTIGIRTLDGNARWSHTNFTALVITEPTPAIEDLAQVEYFLNEDPGWGQGHVAWAGTTPDLQAASYTALLDGATEGVHTLFIRSRTADGRWGHTNHIPLVVIAPPEPLADIDRIETFWISGEVDPGFGLALGEPISTPDIDLIDIAFNRPQLPGFSWDDTLAVRTRDANGRWSHTNFIEVTGSTSTEELAAKAGISVYPNPFAEQLTVRPSDDQPLRVILYDPQGKLVVDRMVHSETVLDLANQASGMYTAFFWKDLKVIHRVTLVKR, encoded by the coding sequence ATGTTGCGAACGACCACTCTGCTCGCATGGCTGGCTTTGGCCGGTGGTGCGCAGGCGCAGGACATGATCCGCGGTGAGTATTTCATTGACCAGGACAACGGGGTCGGGTCATCCACCAATACCTCGTTCGACATCGTGGATGCGCCCACGGCAACCCTTTCGATGGATATCGCAACGACAGGTCTTGCACCGGGAGTCCATACCATAGGCATCCGCACATTGGATGGTAACGCACGGTGGAGCCATACCAATTTCACCGCACTCGTGATCACGGAACCAACACCGGCGATCGAGGATCTGGCGCAAGTGGAATATTTCCTGAACGAGGATCCCGGTTGGGGGCAAGGCCATGTGGCCTGGGCAGGCACAACACCGGACCTGCAGGCCGCGAGCTATACCGCTTTGCTGGATGGTGCCACGGAGGGTGTGCATACGCTCTTTATCCGCAGTCGCACGGCCGATGGGAGGTGGGGGCATACGAACCACATTCCCCTTGTTGTGATAGCACCGCCCGAGCCCTTGGCGGATATTGACCGGATTGAAACATTTTGGATCTCCGGTGAAGTGGATCCAGGATTTGGTCTAGCACTAGGCGAACCGATTTCCACCCCGGATATCGACCTCATCGACATCGCGTTCAACAGACCCCAGCTCCCCGGTTTCTCGTGGGATGATACGCTGGCGGTACGCACACGCGATGCCAACGGCCGCTGGAGCCACACCAATTTCATAGAGGTCACCGGCTCGACCAGTACCGAGGAACTGGCAGCCAAGGCAGGCATCTCCGTCTACCCCAACCCCTTCGCCGAGCAGCTCACCGTGCGGCCTTCGGATGACCAACCGCTGCGTGTGATCCTCTATGACCCGCAAGGCAAGCTGGTGGTGGACCGCATGGTCCACTCAGAGACCGTTCTGGACTTGGCTAACCAAGCCTCAGGGATGTACACAGCCTTCTTCTGGAAGGATTTGAAGGTGATACATCGGGTGACGCTGGTGAAACGATGA
- a CDS encoding response regulator transcription factor, whose protein sequence is MTTTAVIVDDEAQCRETLSAMLAERHPDIQLIGMADDVPGGTALVRAEHPELLFLDVEMGRMTGFDLLKAIAPQQPHVIFTTAHEGYAVRAIRFSAVDYLLKPVVPEELDDAVHKAIAAVAKGNGTAGIPSLLHQVADDRQLALPTREGLSVIQIEDILYCTSDNNYTEVYLREEKKPQVVSRPLSEFDAFLVPQGFVRVHQSHLVNRKHIKRYVKGEGGEVVMRDGKNLPVSRRQKAELMEALERL, encoded by the coding sequence ATGACCACCACCGCAGTGATCGTTGATGACGAAGCACAATGCCGCGAAACGCTTTCGGCCATGTTGGCGGAGCGGCACCCCGACATCCAACTGATCGGCATGGCCGATGACGTGCCCGGCGGTACCGCGCTGGTCCGCGCAGAACATCCGGAACTGCTCTTCCTGGACGTGGAGATGGGCCGCATGACCGGCTTCGACCTGCTGAAGGCCATCGCGCCGCAGCAACCGCACGTGATCTTTACCACCGCCCACGAGGGCTACGCCGTGCGCGCCATCCGCTTCAGCGCCGTGGATTATTTGCTGAAGCCCGTGGTGCCCGAGGAATTGGACGACGCGGTACACAAGGCCATAGCAGCCGTAGCAAAAGGCAATGGCACCGCCGGCATCCCCTCCCTGCTACACCAAGTGGCCGACGACCGCCAGCTGGCCCTGCCCACCCGCGAGGGCCTCTCCGTGATCCAGATCGAGGACATCCTCTATTGCACCAGCGACAACAACTATACCGAGGTGTACCTGCGCGAGGAGAAAAAGCCGCAAGTGGTGAGCCGCCCACTCAGCGAATTCGATGCCTTCTTAGTTCCGCAAGGCTTCGTCCGTGTACATCAAAGCCACTTAGTCAACCGCAAACATATCAAACGCTACGTGAAGGGTGAAGGTGGCGAAGTGGTGATGCGCGACGGAAAGAACCTCCCGGTGAGCCGCAGGCAGAAGGCGGAACTGATGGAGGCCCTGGAGCGGCTTTAA
- the msrB gene encoding peptide-methionine (R)-S-oxide reductase MsrB, whose protein sequence is MAGCGAAVGNSKDHATTTTQGEVRDHAHNPYWSPTDTATLNVPKSEWKKILPPDLYNVAFDGGTERAFTGKYTDYKGDGTFVCAVCGHPLYDARTEFHSGTGWPSFHQPLTPSAVGHRSDGSLGMERTEIVCPRCGAHLGHVFEDGPQPTGLRYCMNSVSLDLVK, encoded by the coding sequence ATGGCCGGATGCGGCGCCGCAGTCGGCAATTCAAAAGACCATGCTACGACCACCACGCAAGGCGAAGTCCGTGACCATGCGCACAACCCATATTGGAGCCCTACCGACACCGCCACGCTGAACGTGCCGAAAAGTGAATGGAAAAAGATCCTTCCGCCGGATCTCTACAACGTCGCCTTCGATGGCGGCACCGAACGGGCTTTCACCGGGAAATACACGGACTACAAAGGTGATGGCACCTTCGTGTGCGCCGTGTGCGGACATCCGTTGTACGACGCCAGGACCGAGTTCCATAGTGGCACCGGCTGGCCCAGCTTCCACCAGCCGTTGACGCCCAGCGCCGTGGGCCACCGCAGCGACGGCAGCTTGGGCATGGAGCGCACGGAGATCGTCTGCCCCCGTTGCGGCGCGCATCTCGGCCATGTCTTCGAGGACGGGCCGCAACCGACGGGTCTGCGCTATTGCATGAATTCAGTGAGCCTGGACCTAGTGAAGTAG
- a CDS encoding LemA family protein: MFSLLVILVIVAIIFAVISYNTLQKMAQNVRESASNVQVAISKKLSLVNQLIEVVKNYQAGEQLVQLKVSQDNSAAAMSDSYQQSGTVMNTIQGLAERFPNLKANEQYHRLINNIELSEGEIGQSRNHYNRMVKDYNSKRLTIPTVFIARGLGFGEAPYLQFDQSGASDPNSLKEFKTDDGERLQQLLSGAGNSIAKTTRNLAHQAGNAGKLLAEKMKEAPDAKYFYLVAGDTPKGPSPLGEIHAMVANGSLPAAVQVAATGSDQWQALPPLQQPVPQAVPPNIGNGPAADTFGGDANTSA, encoded by the coding sequence ATGTTCTCCCTCCTCGTCATTCTCGTCATCGTTGCGATCATATTCGCGGTCATCAGTTACAACACCCTGCAGAAGATGGCGCAGAACGTGCGCGAATCGGCTTCCAATGTACAGGTGGCCATCAGCAAGAAGCTCTCCTTGGTCAACCAGCTGATCGAGGTGGTGAAGAACTACCAGGCCGGTGAACAATTAGTGCAGCTCAAGGTGTCCCAGGACAACAGCGCGGCCGCGATGTCCGATTCATACCAACAGAGCGGCACGGTGATGAACACGATCCAGGGATTGGCCGAGCGGTTCCCGAATCTCAAGGCCAACGAGCAGTATCACCGCCTGATCAACAACATCGAGTTGAGCGAGGGGGAGATCGGCCAAAGCCGCAACCATTATAACAGAATGGTGAAGGACTATAATTCCAAGCGGTTGACGATCCCTACGGTGTTCATCGCACGGGGCCTGGGCTTCGGCGAAGCTCCGTATCTGCAATTCGACCAGAGCGGGGCCTCGGACCCGAACAGCCTGAAGGAGTTCAAGACCGATGACGGGGAGCGCCTCCAGCAATTGCTCTCCGGCGCCGGGAACTCGATCGCCAAGACCACGCGCAACCTCGCGCATCAGGCCGGGAACGCCGGGAAACTGTTGGCCGAAAAAATGAAGGAGGCGCCCGATGCGAAGTACTTCTACTTAGTTGCCGGTGATACGCCCAAAGGACCATCGCCTCTGGGCGAGATCCACGCCATGGTCGCGAACGGCTCATTGCCTGCCGCCGTGCAGGTGGCGGCCACCGGCTCGGACCAATGGCAGGCTCTTCCCCCGTTACAGCAGCCAGTTCCGCAGGCGGTCCCTCCGAACATCGGGAACGGCCCGGCCGCGGATACCTTCGGCGGAGATGCCAACACATCGGCCTGA
- a CDS encoding histidine kinase, whose translation MSAVIPLCIFMLAGGCTSSVGDEGQKDALAQQLSLAMHSAKDRLHGNMETALACVDQFEALAERAHDARSVLQARALRAEVLLHNRAPDFEEYMNELARFDVPGVPQAYAPWATYYQIRWQLGNRKWEAADSLLGSLFRGEQGPQDPELYLRCRIAQLKLLASRKEQAKADSLAETLRPALEMRGDPELLWRYKMAHALAHLNCTDPQGAELLYGEALTAAKQAENVYAEGLSLVGLANAQIDQGHSDKSAATANTADEAFIRAGDQRDRVEVLKLIGYCYWDNLGPEEVVKRWDLALHIADSLGMEREKAMTLLQVAKFRVSLDSSGSTTLGYDHASRFGTAMAMIDTAERIAKENMDTDLHTHVVKTRSTILSWQGKLDEAYAVSEEALRNYTDLGNRQMATASMIDLASMDITRKRWNSALRSLEKALPEAERGHYNTLRLLALNRLSHAHRNLGNFAKALEYKDDWTDLKDSLEGVEVTAKIAQTELRHSFAKRHYADSLAHVQTLSLEREVAMESVNRLRMRSIGLAGGGLLLAVGGTAAFMLDRRRRRERYAKQAAQLEVKALRAQMNPHFIFNALNSISAFIRGQEPDKAHEFIARFGKLMRIVLENSRKSEVSLASDLEALGIYMELEQARSGDKFDIKITVDPAIDQQETMVPPLVLQPFVENAVWHGMAGREGRGTVALDIRMRTGDLVVTISDDGIGMPKDRSAGTGRRSLGTVITKERLDQLAEQKGRPAGFRYLECLKGTCVEVVIPV comes from the coding sequence ATGTCCGCGGTCATTCCGCTGTGCATCTTCATGCTGGCAGGTGGATGCACCTCTTCCGTAGGCGATGAAGGTCAAAAGGATGCGCTGGCACAGCAACTTTCCTTGGCCATGCACAGTGCCAAGGACCGGTTGCACGGAAATATGGAGACTGCGCTGGCCTGTGTGGACCAATTCGAGGCCTTGGCGGAACGCGCCCACGATGCCCGTTCGGTGCTGCAAGCGCGTGCACTTCGGGCCGAGGTGCTGTTGCATAACCGGGCTCCTGATTTTGAGGAGTACATGAACGAGCTAGCGCGTTTTGACGTACCCGGCGTCCCGCAGGCATACGCTCCGTGGGCCACGTATTACCAGATCCGGTGGCAGCTCGGGAACCGCAAGTGGGAAGCGGCGGACAGCCTTTTGGGCAGCCTCTTCCGCGGGGAACAAGGGCCGCAGGACCCGGAGCTGTACCTGCGCTGCCGCATCGCGCAACTGAAGTTGCTTGCTTCACGGAAGGAACAAGCCAAGGCCGACTCCCTCGCGGAAACACTGCGCCCCGCGCTGGAAATGCGCGGCGACCCCGAACTGCTGTGGCGCTACAAAATGGCCCACGCCCTGGCACACCTCAACTGCACGGACCCACAAGGTGCGGAACTGTTGTACGGGGAAGCACTGACAGCCGCCAAGCAAGCGGAAAACGTTTATGCGGAAGGCCTGAGCCTGGTAGGACTGGCCAATGCGCAGATCGACCAAGGGCATTCGGACAAAAGCGCGGCCACCGCCAATACGGCCGACGAGGCATTCATCCGGGCCGGGGACCAACGGGACCGGGTGGAAGTGTTGAAGCTGATCGGTTATTGCTACTGGGACAACTTAGGGCCGGAGGAGGTGGTGAAGCGGTGGGACCTCGCCCTTCACATTGCGGACAGCTTAGGCATGGAGCGTGAAAAGGCCATGACGTTGCTCCAAGTGGCCAAGTTCAGGGTAAGCTTGGACAGCAGCGGGTCCACTACGTTGGGATACGATCACGCCAGCCGCTTCGGCACCGCCATGGCCATGATCGACACCGCCGAGCGGATCGCCAAGGAGAATATGGACACCGACCTGCATACCCATGTGGTGAAAACGCGCAGCACCATCTTGAGCTGGCAGGGTAAGCTCGACGAGGCCTATGCCGTGAGCGAGGAAGCACTTCGGAACTACACGGATCTGGGGAACAGACAAATGGCCACCGCCAGCATGATCGACCTGGCCTCCATGGACATTACGCGCAAACGATGGAACTCCGCCTTGCGGTCATTGGAAAAAGCGCTGCCCGAAGCGGAACGGGGGCACTACAACACCTTGCGGCTACTGGCTTTGAACCGGCTCTCCCACGCTCACCGGAACCTGGGCAATTTCGCGAAGGCATTGGAATACAAGGACGATTGGACCGACCTGAAGGATTCCCTTGAAGGGGTGGAAGTGACGGCGAAGATCGCACAGACCGAGCTTCGGCACAGTTTCGCCAAGCGCCACTACGCCGACAGCCTCGCTCATGTGCAGACTCTTTCTTTGGAAAGGGAGGTCGCCATGGAAAGCGTGAACCGGCTCCGCATGCGCAGCATCGGGCTGGCGGGTGGCGGCCTGCTCCTTGCAGTGGGTGGCACAGCCGCCTTCATGTTGGACCGAAGACGCCGCCGCGAGCGTTACGCCAAACAGGCCGCCCAATTGGAGGTCAAGGCCCTGCGTGCGCAGATGAACCCCCATTTCATCTTCAACGCCCTGAACAGCATCAGCGCCTTTATCCGTGGGCAGGAACCGGACAAAGCCCATGAGTTCATCGCCCGGTTCGGCAAGCTCATGCGCATCGTTTTGGAGAACAGCCGCAAGAGCGAGGTATCTCTGGCAAGCGACCTGGAGGCTCTTGGCATCTACATGGAACTGGAGCAAGCGCGCTCCGGAGACAAATTCGACATCAAGATCACCGTGGACCCGGCGATCGACCAGCAAGAGACGATGGTGCCGCCCTTGGTCCTTCAACCCTTCGTGGAAAATGCCGTGTGGCATGGCATGGCAGGCAGGGAAGGACGTGGCACAGTAGCCCTTGACATCCGGATGCGTACCGGCGACCTGGTGGTCACCATCAGCGATGACGGCATCGGCATGCCCAAGGACAGGTCGGCGGGCACCGGCAGGCGCTCATTAGGCACGGTGATCACCAAGGAAAGACTGGACCAATTGGCCGAGCAGAAAGGGCGGCCTGCTGGGTTCAGGTACTTGGAATGCCTGAAAGGGACGTGCGTAGAAGTTGTGATACCGGTGTGA
- a CDS encoding formimidoylglutamase, with amino-acid sequence MESSIYFTPSKGFGESRPEWAANTLGDHAVFHTTKGMPSLDGVKVAIFGVPDDPGHAKPRGCVDAPDAVRAQLYKLYVPANSFGIADLGDLHPGNTAEDTRHALAETIAELVRSNIVPVIIGGGQAHTFTQYLAYEKLERTANLVCIDGRFDLGEPGQGLAESSYLSHIVLRQPNFLFNYSNLGFQTYLVDQPGIELMDKLFFDAHRLGELRANITEAEPVLRNADTVSIDMTSIRRADAPGTTRPGPNGFHGEEVCQLMRYAGISEKVTSIGLYELDPWRDQDQATAQLAAQMVWCFLDGFGSRTNDLPWLDRKRFTRFHVPIKGHEQELVFYKSTVSDRWWMDVPYRAEREARFERHHLVPCAYSDYTAACREEVPDRWWRTFQKLA; translated from the coding sequence ATGGAATCCAGCATCTACTTCACGCCGTCCAAAGGTTTTGGTGAGAGCCGCCCGGAATGGGCCGCCAACACCTTGGGCGACCATGCAGTTTTCCACACCACCAAGGGAATGCCTTCGCTGGATGGCGTGAAGGTGGCGATCTTCGGGGTGCCGGATGACCCCGGGCATGCCAAGCCACGTGGTTGCGTGGATGCTCCCGACGCCGTGCGAGCCCAGCTCTACAAATTGTACGTTCCGGCGAACAGTTTTGGCATCGCCGACCTGGGCGACCTTCATCCGGGGAACACTGCCGAAGACACCCGGCATGCACTCGCCGAGACCATCGCCGAACTGGTCCGGTCGAACATCGTCCCGGTGATCATCGGTGGGGGCCAGGCGCACACGTTCACCCAATACTTGGCCTACGAAAAGCTGGAACGCACGGCCAATCTGGTCTGCATAGATGGCCGTTTCGACCTGGGCGAGCCCGGGCAGGGGCTGGCCGAGAGCAGCTACCTCAGCCATATCGTGCTGCGCCAGCCCAACTTTCTCTTCAATTACAGCAACCTTGGCTTCCAGACCTACTTGGTGGATCAGCCCGGCATCGAGCTGATGGACAAGCTGTTCTTCGATGCCCACCGGTTGGGTGAGCTGCGCGCCAACATCACCGAGGCGGAACCGGTGCTACGCAATGCGGACACGGTGAGCATCGACATGACCAGTATCCGCCGCGCGGACGCCCCCGGCACTACACGGCCCGGCCCCAATGGCTTCCATGGGGAGGAGGTGTGCCAGTTGATGCGCTATGCGGGCATCAGCGAGAAGGTCACTTCGATCGGGCTGTACGAGCTGGACCCATGGCGTGACCAGGACCAGGCTACCGCCCAGCTTGCGGCCCAGATGGTCTGGTGCTTCCTGGACGGCTTCGGTAGCCGCACTAATGACCTGCCCTGGCTGGACCGGAAACGGTTCACCCGCTTTCATGTGCCGATCAAAGGGCATGAACAGGAACTGGTGTTCTATAAGAGCACGGTGAGCGACCGGTGGTGGATGGACGTTCCCTACCGCGCGGAGCGGGAGGCCCGCTTTGAGAGGCATCA
- the topA gene encoding type I DNA topoisomerase produces the protein MATSNANDLVIVESPAKAKTIEKYLGPGFTVLSSFGHVRDLPERDLSVDVENGFEPNYIVPDEKKGKLAELRKQANKAGTVWLATDEDREGEAISWHLKEALELPDSKVKRITFNEITQKAVTEAMTAPRAIDIHLVDAQQARRVLDRLVGYELSPVLWRKVKPSLSAGRVQSVAVRLIVDREREIIGFDAKSAFRITAQFLTAGKAAVKADLPQRFATGAEAMEFLKSCIGAEFTVKAVEKKPAKRTPAAPFTTSTLQQEASRKLGYGVDRTMRIAQGLYEQGHITYMRTDSVNLSELAIGAAEEAISEQYGARYSKPRRFATKSKGAQEAHEAIRPAEMRVRNAGSDRDGEKLYDLIWKRTLASQMADAELEKTVVDIAISTRPADMLRAQGEVITFDGFLKVYLEGKDDEDDAEQEGLLAEMRQGEQLAMQEMAATQRFDRPAPRYTEASLVKKLEELGIGRPSTYAPTISTVQKRGYVVKENRDGIQRPYRILTLANSDISDKTATENTGAEKQKLFPTDIGMVVNDFLVEHFPNIVDFHFTAKVEEEFDVIAEGKENWREMIGRFYKPFHATIGTVVETADRASGSRVLGQDPKTGKDVVARIGRFGPMVQIGSVDDEDKPRFASIRKDQSIATLTFEEAMDLFKLPRTLGKSGEVEVVVGIGRFGPYVKLGSTFASLPKEDDPITIELPRAIELIDLKKAASKTRELGEYEGGMLEVGRGRFGPFVRQGKVYANIPKGEDPEAVTLERGIELIKAKLEGARAMVLKEFEGSEIQVLAGRYGPYITDGSKNANVPKEKEPGEVTLEEAIKLLAEAPERKGKKKAAPKKKAAAKKAAPKKKAAKKKAAKKKP, from the coding sequence ATGGCAACGAGCAACGCGAACGACCTGGTGATCGTGGAGTCACCCGCCAAGGCCAAGACCATCGAGAAATACCTGGGTCCAGGCTTCACCGTGCTCAGCAGCTTCGGCCATGTGCGGGACCTGCCCGAGCGCGACCTTAGCGTGGACGTGGAGAACGGCTTCGAGCCGAACTACATCGTTCCGGATGAAAAGAAAGGCAAACTGGCCGAGCTCCGGAAACAGGCCAATAAGGCCGGCACCGTGTGGCTGGCCACTGATGAAGACCGCGAAGGGGAGGCCATCAGCTGGCACTTAAAGGAGGCGCTGGAACTGCCCGATAGCAAGGTGAAACGCATCACCTTCAATGAGATCACCCAAAAAGCAGTCACTGAGGCCATGACCGCCCCACGCGCCATCGACATCCACCTGGTGGACGCCCAGCAGGCCCGCCGTGTGCTGGACCGTTTGGTGGGCTATGAGCTGAGCCCGGTGCTCTGGCGCAAGGTGAAGCCCAGCCTCAGCGCAGGACGTGTGCAGAGCGTGGCCGTGCGCCTCATCGTAGACCGCGAGCGTGAGATCATCGGCTTTGACGCCAAGAGCGCCTTCCGCATCACGGCGCAGTTCCTCACCGCTGGCAAGGCCGCTGTAAAGGCCGATCTGCCGCAGCGGTTCGCCACCGGGGCCGAAGCGATGGAATTCCTGAAAAGCTGCATCGGCGCGGAATTTACCGTGAAGGCTGTGGAGAAAAAGCCCGCCAAGCGAACCCCCGCCGCACCCTTCACCACTTCCACGTTGCAGCAGGAAGCCAGCCGCAAGCTGGGCTACGGTGTGGACCGCACCATGCGCATCGCACAGGGTTTGTACGAGCAGGGGCACATCACCTATATGCGTACCGACAGCGTCAACCTCAGCGAGCTGGCCATCGGCGCCGCAGAGGAGGCCATTAGCGAACAGTACGGTGCACGCTACAGCAAGCCTCGCCGATTCGCCACCAAAAGCAAAGGCGCGCAAGAGGCGCACGAAGCCATCCGCCCCGCCGAAATGAGGGTGCGCAACGCCGGCAGTGATCGCGATGGGGAGAAGCTCTACGACCTCATCTGGAAACGCACCTTGGCCAGCCAAATGGCCGATGCCGAGCTGGAGAAGACCGTGGTGGACATCGCCATCAGCACACGTCCTGCGGACATGCTGCGGGCACAGGGTGAAGTGATCACATTCGACGGTTTCCTCAAAGTGTACCTCGAGGGCAAGGATGACGAGGATGATGCCGAACAGGAGGGCCTGTTGGCGGAAATGCGCCAAGGCGAGCAGCTCGCTATGCAGGAAATGGCCGCAACCCAGCGCTTCGACAGGCCCGCTCCGCGCTACACCGAGGCAAGTCTGGTGAAAAAGCTCGAAGAGCTCGGCATCGGACGCCCGTCCACGTATGCACCCACCATCAGCACCGTGCAAAAGCGCGGCTACGTGGTGAAGGAAAATCGCGACGGTATCCAGCGTCCGTACCGCATCCTCACCCTGGCGAACAGCGATATCAGCGACAAGACCGCCACAGAGAATACCGGTGCCGAGAAGCAAAAGCTCTTCCCCACCGACATCGGCATGGTGGTGAACGATTTTCTCGTTGAACACTTCCCCAACATCGTGGACTTCCACTTCACCGCCAAGGTGGAAGAGGAGTTCGACGTGATCGCCGAGGGCAAGGAGAACTGGCGCGAGATGATCGGCCGCTTCTACAAGCCGTTCCATGCCACCATCGGTACCGTGGTGGAGACCGCCGACCGGGCCTCCGGATCGCGCGTTCTGGGCCAAGACCCCAAGACCGGCAAGGACGTAGTGGCACGCATCGGCCGCTTCGGCCCCATGGTGCAGATCGGCAGTGTGGATGATGAGGATAAGCCCCGTTTCGCCTCCATCAGGAAAGATCAAAGCATTGCCACCCTCACCTTTGAGGAGGCGATGGACCTCTTCAAACTGCCGCGTACGCTGGGCAAAAGCGGGGAGGTGGAAGTGGTCGTGGGCATCGGCCGCTTCGGGCCCTACGTGAAGCTCGGGAGCACATTTGCCAGTCTCCCCAAGGAAGACGACCCCATCACCATCGAACTGCCGCGCGCCATCGAGCTGATCGACCTGAAGAAGGCGGCCAGCAAAACCCGCGAGCTGGGGGAATACGAAGGCGGCATGCTGGAAGTGGGCCGAGGACGTTTCGGTCCTTTCGTGCGCCAAGGGAAGGTGTACGCCAACATCCCGAAGGGTGAAGACCCGGAGGCGGTGACATTGGAGCGCGGCATCGAATTGATCAAGGCGAAACTGGAAGGCGCCCGTGCGATGGTCCTGAAGGAATTCGAGGGTTCGGAGATCCAGGTGCTGGCCGGCCGATACGGCCCATACATCACCGACGGCTCCAAGAACGCCAATGTGCCCAAGGAAAAGGAACCGGGCGAGGTGACATTGGAAGAGGCGATCAAGCTGTTGGCAGAGGCACCCGAGCGCAAAGGCAAAAAGAAGGCCGCACCAAAAAAGAAGGCAGCCGCGAAAAAAGCCGCGCCCAAAAAGAAGGCGGCCAAGAAGAAGGCGGCGAAGAAGAAGCCGTAG